The region tatcgttatattatattatgcatgtatgtaaataatatGTACAGACAAGATGGACAACGTAggttcaaatttatataatgtGCATATTACAAGTAATGTTGAAGATGTACATACGTACGGATCTTCGATTTAGTAACGATCGTGAACTAATCATTTATTACGTTCTGTTCTATAACTAAAGCAGAGTTCGTAAGGTAGTTGATTAAACAAATCTTGAGATTGATCTCTCCAGCTTATATTGTGTTAATTGAAATCGGTTTTATCGATAACAGATTAATGCTATGTTTCAACACATTAGGATGACTCGTTTATGAGAAGTGTATGACTTCTAAACTGATTATTCTTGGAGCAAATGAGGAGAAAGGGGGTCGAAAATACGCGTGATGAAATATTCGAATTGTCAACGTTTTGAAAACAtaacaaaatatcaaaaacaGCCACTTCCTGTTTGAATACTATGCCTTAAACTTGTCAATCGAAAGCTGGGTGAACTCTGTCATAAAACATTTCATCAGAAAGACGCAACACTAATGTGACGAATCATTACTACAAAATGCAACACCGGTTTCAGCACTAACTTACAGTCAGAATAAATACAACAGACTAAAAATACTCCCCAATCGTATTtgtttatatatgtacaacCAAATTGAGACCTAACTGGGTGATAGTACGGTATGTTTTTTTCGTAATATCCAATGCCTTACTGTTTTCTCGTAGTAATTGCTAGAAAGCATACAAATAATGCAGAGGgagtaagaagaaaaattaaagaataaaagatagagaaaaaatgtacaaaacaTTCTGAAAGAAGGCTCGTCACATCTGTCACGCacagcctttttttttttagtgtcTCAAACTCAGAGGACACTTTCTAAGTTTTTATGCTTCATCAGCAGTCCAGGAGTAATAAACCTTGTGTATGATAATTACTGGACCAGCATATGCACAATTTGACAATATCAATGTAGTcaacaacaaaacaaatatttcagtttcaaagttctttcacttgactaaaaaatttgcaacgttACTAGCCTTAGCGTGAGTTATGTTCTTGGTGTCGGATGGTTGAAGAACGTTTTCTGAGCCTGGGATGgcggtggaaaaaattgagcaGTCAGCGGTGGCggaggtggtggtggtggaggCGCAGTTGGAAATCTCTGGGCTGGAACAGTCGACGAAGATGGTACGAACTGCGGTGGGTAAGGATTAGAACCCGGCGGTGCTTGAggtattaaaaattgttgCGTTTGCTGTTTGTTAGGCAAAGGTTGTGCCGCTGCGCTTGGATATATCGGCTGAGACACTGCTTGAGGCACTGCAAAGTTCGAGTATTGCACTGGCACTGGTTTAGCTTGAAACTGAGGAAAATGGATCGGAGCTGAGCCAGGAGGTGGTATATAAGGTTGAGGAGGTAATTGCGGAGATGGATACACAGTTGCTGCAATAGGAATCGGAGCATGAGCAGAAGGGGATAATTTTCGGGCCTTCAGAATTGCCTCTGCAGTCAAACCTGCAAATAGAaccaaaatttgatattttcaattacgtTTTATAGAATATAGCAGATGCTGATGTCAGAGATTAAGCAAAATGATTCAAATGTGGTTACATTAGAAAATTGATGAAGGATTTCTACCTTGTTTGCGGGCTCTTTCTTCCTCATCATCACTGAGAAACAGTCCAAACTCGCGTTTTAGTCTCTCGGTAAGATTCTCTCGCTGGCGTTCAACCAAAGTTGGGGCAGCGGACCAGCCCATTACTCCTTCTTCTCCACCTATTGATCGTTCAAATTCGTATAATCTTGTAATTTATAGGTTCAGGATAGACAAAGGTCTTAAGACCTAAAGGctatcgatgaaaaatattgtgaattttgATTTATGAAGACTTCTGGATAAAATGACACCAAAGTAGTGAAAGTAGTTGTAAAATTGTGCAATTCATTTACCTAGGTTGCCTATTCATACGTAGAGTTTGTGCCAGAATTATCATCTTTCAGCATTGTTTATTATTGATTCTATGCTAGAATAGAGACGAGTGCTGGATGctacgttaaaaaaaaacaagtatcAAAATACTGAACGGTTAGTGCTTTGCTACGTTATAACAAGGCATTGACTGGTAGGtagtttcgtttcatttctgAAGCGCATCAGTTATTCTGAATCATTGTTGAAATAGTAGAAGAACATTAAGATTTAAGAAAACCTTGTCACATATAGGTCTAAATTACTGACCTGCGAGAGATTGCCGATATACCGAAAGATGTTTACGCTGAATCCAGCACTCTATCCCTATGCTCACTGGTAATGGCAGCGACTGTATATGCAAATCTTTTACTAAGTGCTCCAAGGATCACTCGCCTTTCTTTTCATCGCTATCTACGTTGATGAACAGTGGTAGAGTTGTTAAGCTTGGTAGATCCAATGCAACTTTTGAATTTCCTTCTTCATCAGAACTTAGCGAAGAAGTTCCGCTACTAGCACTGTCTGATCTACCCCTTGCACCCCCCCGTTCTGACAACATGTCAGTTGATGGCTCTGGTTCTGGCTCAGGTGGCGTGCCAGTAGACTGTTGCTTACGTTTTCGATACTCTGATATTGACaactacaaaaaaattgaatgcctCCATTGATTATCTGAGTTTAGGGATTTTCACTAGTTGCAAAACAGTGCAAGATAATACTTCAATGCAAGCCTACGTTTTCTAAGTTGGtgaattcttttcaaatttcacttcACACAAATGCATCTGATCATTTTAAGCTGGAGAATAGTTTGAACAATCATAGCTCATAACATACGCATCACATGTAATGGAATAGCACATTTGCTAATGATGCGCAAAGCCTATTCAGAAGTATTTACAGCAATCATCCAATTTCAAGGACGAATAAAATTGCTAAGATGAATGTCCCAATTGCTGCCGTAATTTAATAGACTCTTTCAACTATTTAAGGTGACACTTACTGAATAACAATTTGCTATCCTTTCAGCTACTGAAATGTATGATTAAGATTTGTACATTTAACGTCAGTGATTTCAATtcatataaaattaaatgGTCCGTAATCATAATTCGAGGTTTTAGTTATTGAAACATTCAACTTAATGCAGAGATTTTTCATCAGGGTAACGCTAAAATGGTACATCGAACTCCTTGATTAACGTGATTTCCAGCTTACATCTTGTTGCTTTTATACGAGAGAAAGTAGGTTTGAAAAAGAAtgtgaatcgaaaaaaaatacgtatttcaaattaatcACAAGCTAAACATACAGCTATTTTTACAACTACCTACTTACATTAAGCATATTTTTTGTCTTGGCGATTCTAGGTAAATCGTCAATGGATTACACCTAGAATCgggagtgaaagaaaaatatcagtttatgaaaacaatttatgaATACATGCAAAATGGAGAATAActggatataaaaaaaaacaatgtctGGTTCTATTgcaaatataaagaaaaatagttcaaTAAATACAACATATGTGAAATAGATTGGAGTTAATTTATAACTTGTTACGACGTTTGCTTGTATTCAAATTATGCACAATCTTTACTACGCTTTTGGTAACTTGGAATATATTTTGAGTTACTAATAAAATCAACGGTACTTTTGGATAATTAAAATAGAGATTTGGATATAATCAGTTCTATATCCAGCCATTCTATAATAAATTTGCGACCGTTATATAATAAATGCAATGTAATAACAGTGACATCTATATAGCATTGTGTTTATGAATTTGAGTGTAAAAGGATCATTCAGTCATGCCATACACTTGAATTATCACACACGACATACACCCTAAAGGTTTCAGACAATTCAGCCATTGCGAGTAGTAATAATTACGAGAGAACGAAAAAGAATAGAGAAAACTAAAAAAGGAAGAAGCATTCTGTCCTAGACAGGCTCTCTACCACATTCCTACCGTTCTAACCTTGCGCTTGACTGGAGCAGGAATCTCCGGCTTCGAGGCAGATGGTGCTGGCATATCCGTAGGCGTAATAGTTCTAGGATCTTTTAAACGTTTAGGTTCGtttgaaacattttcctcCACCCTCTCAGAAACGTTTTCGACACGTACAGGATCTTTATCAGGTTTTATGACATCATCGACATTTTTAACAGGATTGGTACATGAAATTCGGTCCATCTGATCATCATTAGAAATAACGTTCATTTCTTCGTTGGATATCTCCATTTTCACTGGTTCTGGATCAACATCAATTTTTGCCTCTAATAATTCTCTGAGGGCCGAAGAGAGCATTGATTTTTGTCCATCTTCTGTCGAAGCATTACCTACTTCAATCTCAATAGTGGATTCAATGATCGATGCTTCAAAATCAAGCTGCAACTTGGCGGGTTGTGTTTGTTCAGGTTTTTTACGTATTCTTTCGCTAAGTGGTGGaatgggaaattgaatttgCGGAGCATCTGCAATTGATTCCACATCAATGTTCGACGACGTTGACTCGAGTATAGATTCCTCTGACAAAGTTACCGACTCACCTAAGTTGTGTACCTTCGGAGGTTCGAAATTGTCGCGATTTGTCGTTTGCTTATTTTCGAAGTCAATGAAGTCTCTCTTCTCGGGTTTTCTCTCAAACTCTCTAAATGCCCGCATCTTAGAGTTTATATGGAATTCTTTAAACGAAATACTCTCCTCCTTAAGATCATCCATGTCTCTATCTTCGGATTCGGAATCCTCTTTCGAACTTTCCATTAGCCCCTCAATGCCGTCCATGCTTTTGTCTTTCTCTGAACTTGTGTCGACTTTCTCTTTGTAATCGTTTCCATCGTCTCCagtaattttcatcatttgcgCCTCGACATCAAACTCATCAATAGACATGTTGTCGTCTGATTTCACTTCATCGGATCTATTGTTCTCAAACTTCCTGTCATCGTCggatttttcattctcactGGCAATATTTACTATTTCTGCAATACTGCCACTAAATTCAAGCCGCATTTCAGCTGCCCGTTGTTTCAGTACTGCGTCCGATTCCATTGCAGCAATCGGTGAACTTAGGTCTTCCATTTCTGTGTCTGGTTCATTCTGATCGACAATTTCCACTGTGCCTTTTTCAATTAGCACCACTTGCGTTTCCTTCTTTAACGTAATTGGTTCTTTTTTGATGTGTTGAGACTCTCCTTGATGTTCTGTTGGCTCATCTTTTACCTGATTTGGTTCAGTTTTATTGACAGACATTAGTTGAGCATCAGAAATTTCACTTTTGATAACAGCTGGTTCAGACTTACAAGGGGACTGTGAATTCTTCAGAGGTTTTTCGTCTTTTACAAACTCGTTACTTAGCGCTTTTTCTGGAAGGACCGATCCGCTTTTAACCATTGGCATTGGTTCGTCATCTTTCTCATCTTTTATGCAAAGTGCTGACTCAGGgttgtcaaattttgaatttgtgaactcgattttttctttcagctcGTGCACATCTGCTGTTTCAGACTCTGAATCAACTTCATCCTTCACATTGTCTTGTCCATATTCTAAATTCGGTGTAGATCTCTCATTAATGGGGGATTGAGGCATATCCACGAATTCATcctgaaaaaaaagacgagGTTCCCGTAAGATATGGATAAGATGTTAAAAAACGGGAAACTGGGGTTTTTCTTTTGGACATGCGTAGATTATTCTTATAACTTtcctttgaattttcaacatgAGTTATAGATCAACAAAATTGCCGACatttgagaataaaaataggCTAACCAAGGGCAATTACAGATCGAATTTATCACATGAAATTCGAActtgttttcatcaatttacCTCGTTATGACACGTTGGCTGAGAAAGTGTGGGTTGTTCAGATGTCAGCAGAGTTGGTGTAGTAGGCGGCGTATAATTGTCAGATGACAAACTTTCCCTGGCGATCCTTCTTTTTTTGGGTGGAGCTGCAACTATTTCGTTGGGTGGACTCTCTGGCCTGCTGTTAGGAGAATCGCATTCTTCAGAAATAGCTTGTCTTAGCCACCTTTTTTTTGCAGAGCCAGTAGATCCTGAGCACGACGAATTTCCAGTTATAGTTTGTCTCCGCTGAGGAGGAGAGTCGCAAATTCCGGAAACAGAATTCGCGGCCTGGACCAAAGTGGCCAAACTTTTAGCTGCATAACTTTGAGTAAGAAATTCAGGCGATGGATCGGTTGGTGACAAGAAGTCGGTCGGTTTGTTCAATTGATTGACAGGATTATTCAATGGTGCTGGAGGCACAGCAGGTATTGGGGATATTTGAGGAATATGGGTTTGAGGTGGATCTGGAGATTCTTTCAGCCACTCATTCATAAGGACCTTCTTAGTTTTTGGAAACTTGAAACCTGGCGCTAATGGCCCGACAGCTGCTGCGACCAGTAAACAAGCGGAAGATAGAGGAGTAGATGGAGTTGAGCTTTGGGAGCTGCTACTGGCACCGCTATCGCACGTAGGACTCTTGATTGGAGTTGGCTGCTGCAGAGGTGGAGAACTCGGCCCTGGTATATTAGAATTTGCTAAAGCAAGTAGCAAGCCAGCAGCTGTTGGAATTCCATGATGGCCAGTAGCTCCAACGCTACCGCTATCGGTCACATCTTTCGTTGGAGTATGAAGATGTGAAGTGTAAGAAGGCATTCCCCGTATCGGTGGGTAACTCTGATTCGGAAGGGGTGGTGACTGCAAAGAATTACTCTCTTCTCCCGACGATATATCAGAGTCCGCCGAATTTAATCTTGTCCTGCATCTGCTTTGCTGTGAATGAGAGCTGCTGGTTGTTCGCGCGCGACCCTTTCTCCTCTTTCGTCGAACAGGCCTTTCCGTGTTTTgggatttttgtttcaaaggAGGGGCAGAAGTAACTTGACTTTCCTCGTTGTCACTATGCGTACCACCAGATTCTTTTCTCTGTGCATTTCTTGCCTGAACTTCCTGTTTCCTTTGTTCTGCTTTTTCCAATCTTTCAAAAGCCTTCATGATCGCTTCCATCTTACGCTCTTCCCTcgtcattttctttttgtccTTTTTATTTGACTCCGGAGCTTGCGATGGTGTAATCGAAGGCGAAGTAAGAGGCTGCTGCACTGTAGTTGATGGTTCTTCTTTAGCTACCTGACGTGTCACTGTTGCACTTACATTTGCATTTGTGATAGTTCTTCGAGGAGGAGCTGCCGTTGGTGCTGGCACAGGTGTTGGAGTCGTCTGAGTAACACTTATAGTAGAAACTGCAGACAAGGAGTCACTATCTTCGCACACTGTGTTTCTTCTGCCTCGCCGTCTTCTTTCCCTACCGCTGatggaaaatataaaaatattggatATTGAGTAACGGTATTGTAAACATgtataaacaaaaattctcgTGCTAAGagatatttatatttgaaattaaaaaaaataacttcgAACTGATACTTACTCGGCATTTTCTGCAAGGGCTCCGTTGCTTCCTCGTCTACCTGGTTGTCCCATAGTGGCGACTTGACACTCTCGCGTATTGTTGCAAGCACAAATAAGTGGTGCAACAGGTGAATTTGGATTCGGAGAGAGCATGATATCGTGCTGCTCATGCTTGATAGtgatttcagcatttttttcgatatttgtCGTTGTGACAATGTACAAATGCAATGTTCCTTTCTCTATGCAATGTTTCACCTCAGCGTTCGGTTTACAACTTCGACGAACGAACCTCGCGTCGTTACCATAAGTTCTTGTATCAACACAAACTTCTGTCCCGTCGCGTGGTAGTCGgtaaaaaaacacaaaagGTCCTGGTCTTTGTGCGTGTTGTCGACCTTGCGGATGCGAAGGCCTGTGCTGAGTACTCAGCATGTATTTCCCACGAAGTTCAACGACTGGAGTGTTCGGTGGCAAATACATAGTGGCGACCAGGAACTatttgcgaaagaaaaaaaaagaggattgaaaatatcatttaaaaCAGTTATTTCGTGCAAAAAATCAAGCAGACAATTCCAAGAGCATtttatcaaattgaaaaattttgattgcaTACAAAAAATCACAGATACTTACTCTCAGGTTATTACTGTGCACATTAAGCCTACATTTCCCAGTCGCAGCAGCATTCATATTGCTTTGTCTCAAGTCACCATGAGCGCCATTAACTTTGATGCTGGATATCCTAGCCCGAAGTTCAGGACTATAATGATTGGTTACAGCCTCTTCATATCGCTCTATCCATTGTCTTAAAGGAGCCATGTTAGTTCCCCATGCATCTTGTGTATCCTCCTCTCTATCCTCCAGGCTCATTCTTCTCTTAGTCTTTCTTTTGCCCAGGCCTCGTTTGACAGTTTCCTTTTTACGCACTGCGCTAGTCTGTCTTGGATGAGGATCCCTTCTTTGTCTCTTTGCaacattattgttattgttgttagtGCTTAATCGTCTAACTTGCGGTGGAGGATCAGATTTTCTCCTCAGAGCTGGTTGCTGTGGTtgtggttgttgttgttgttgttgttgttgttgttgttgttgttgttgctgctgctgttgttggtgttgttggtgttgttgttgttgctgctgttggtGCTGCTGAGGTTGTAGTTGCGGTAGtggttgctgttgctgctggacttgttgctgttgttgctgttgctgctgctgggCTTGCtggtgttgttgttgctgctgttgctgctgagGAGCTCGCTTCTTCTGTACTGGATTTACGCCAACGTCAGTATCGGCTGAGCTTGTAGACGACGAATCGGAAGATGTGTCTGAATTCAGAAGCTCCTCGCGCTTTCGAAGTTGCAACGCGCGTGCTCTTTGTCTATCGACACGGCGTGGCCGACACATTTCGCATAGATATTCGTCAGGTATATTAGATCTATCTATACCCATGCAATCCACGTGTTGCCAAACTCTGTGCAAAAAGTACTTTATAGTTAATTCATTATTATGAGCTGATAATCGCCAGCACCAAATCAATAGCCTACCGGGATATTCTACTGGGTTCAATACTGTaaatgattttgaatatatGGAAAACTTTCAATAAAGTATCCTGCATTTTTTAACTATCATGCTATGATCAGCATAATAGAAAATTAGACAAACTAATACTTTATTATAACCAAACAGAATGAGgattcagtaaaaaaaaaaaaaaaatagtcaactTACAAGCAACGATCACAGCAGATCATGTATCCATCATCATGTTCGAATTCgctgtaaaaataagaaaagtaaattttgtCAATGATATAGATCAGGTTTAGTAATGCAACTACATCACAAACCAACAACGGacaaattcaaatattcgcAATTAATGAC is a window of Neodiprion pinetum isolate iyNeoPine1 chromosome 4, iyNeoPine1.2, whole genome shotgun sequence DNA encoding:
- the upSET gene encoding uncharacterized protein upSET isoform X5, whose product is MSFVLQLGSVEKTSEEVSNNNTSVLPQELAGSIPTISGVIGKPLIATGNCNNKTQNLQQNLKTVNITTVTAGSALSPTVKPVTVTYPVNRTVRDAQRIGGTQTNTTQVLTTRVISQKLPQSTYQIHPTSLPLNSAAHAVHLPIKSLHSPGTNVPKIQSLPSPTVPQNANVQTKILATLPNAVQTKQLQPATITNFQTTMHQKLQVSTQQILSTTGVKTITTTSVPNVQRIQVKSQGIGGKSQTVNLQKVKTITNVNNQTGQRGGNLPRIQTVPKSQVITPTTQTMQVSMSQVMNSANMQRIQQVNSSNAQQQQQQQHVQKVNQPLNIGNVQKVTQVFNNQKVQTQVITNTAGHGIQKVQHSGLQQVQQMPQKRAQRATHKGLGVQRQQQPATLNNFSKTVNSVAGIQKIQTNAQQQQKNLQTTQQQRPQSMEVLQKSQTLATVNSNKTQSVPNITKSNSVPNISKLQHNQNLRNVAKQQIASQQQQQQQQQQQQQQQQQQQLKVHTPQISQLQQQLMHQTSQPQQQQQQQNIVQKQQQQMNVVSQTQKCQPNTGVQQKVATITSVPNNQRVQATANSKAQQQQQQQQQQQPQQPQPQMVLRVGPQKNQSQNMQPGNLKPVSQKMINSVKPLNQQNVVQQSNRTVNSQPVKIIQQQQQNIIGPQNTQKQPGCIKTIPPQKPTQRNHVQKMSGIKTSLNTNLSSLKGQGTPSSIAQQKTCIKTLLPQQPGGPNVLPHKNQPVKIQQQTIQQKQLVITAQYPQQTRAQTGQIKTLLPVASADTRRESENKNETEAYSAKDDSTQPDPQSPVRRMPLPYECLQFVLQDHNYGAPPPRTPPPASPPPHPKQQPINGGTSSAAVSQHPFIYGQAVSSKNVEDDAGSAISSEAGREAEPEGEETETAPEGEGDDEDSVTRCICEFEHDDGYMICCDRCLVWQHVDCMGIDRSNIPDEYLCEMCRPRRVDRQRARALQLRKREELLNSDTSSDSSSTSSADTDVGVNPVQKKRAPQQQQQQQQHQQAQQQQQQQQQQVQQQQQPLPQLQPQQHQQQQQQQHQQHQQQQQQQQQQQQQQQQQQQPQPQQPALRRKSDPPPQVRRLSTNNNNNNVAKRQRRDPHPRQTSAVRKKETVKRGLGKRKTKRRMSLEDREEDTQDAWGTNMAPLRQWIERYEEAVTNHYSPELRARISSIKVNGAHGDLRQSNMNAAATGKCRLNVHSNNLRFLVATMYLPPNTPVVELRGKYMLSTQHRPSHPQGRQHAQRPGPFVFFYRLPRDGTEVCVDTRTYGNDARFVRRSCKPNAEVKHCIEKGTLHLYIVTTTNIEKNAEITIKHEQHDIMLSPNPNSPVAPLICACNNTRECQVATMGQPGRRGSNGALAENADGRERRRRGRRNTVCEDSDSLSAVSTISVTQTTPTPVPAPTAAPPRRTITNANVSATVTRQVAKEEPSTTVQQPLTSPSITPSQAPESNKKDKKKMTREERKMEAIMKAFERLEKAEQRKQEVQARNAQRKESGGTHSDNEESQVTSAPPLKQKSQNTERPVRRKRRKGRARTTSSSHSQQSRCRTRLNSADSDISSGEESNSLQSPPLPNQSYPPIRGMPSYTSHLHTPTKDVTDSGSVGATGHHGIPTAAGLLLALANSNIPGPSSPPLQQPTPIKSPTCDSGASSSSQSSTPSTPLSSACLLVAAAVGPLAPGFKFPKTKKVLMNEWLKESPDPPQTHIPQISPIPAVPPAPLNNPVNQLNKPTDFLSPTDPSPEFLTQSYAAKSLATLVQAANSVSGICDSPPQRRQTITGNSSCSGSTGSAKKRWLRQAISEECDSPNSRPESPPNEIVAAPPKKRRIARESLSSDNYTPPTTPTLLTSEQPTLSQPTCHNEDEFVDMPQSPINERSTPNLEYGQDNVKDEVDSESETADVHELKEKIEFTNSKFDNPESALCIKDEKDDEPMPMVKSGSVLPEKALSNEFVKDEKPLKNSQSPCKSEPAVIKSEISDAQLMSVNKTEPNQVKDEPTEHQGESQHIKKEPITLKKETQVVLIEKGTVEIVDQNEPDTEMEDLSSPIAAMESDAVLKQRAAEMRLEFSGSIAEIVNIASENEKSDDDRKFENNRSDEVKSDDNMSIDEFDVEAQMMKITGDDGNDYKEKVDTSSEKDKSMDGIEGLMESSKEDSESEDRDMDDLKEESISFKEFHINSKMRAFREFERKPEKRDFIDFENKQTTNRDNFEPPKVHNLGESVTLSEESILESTSSNIDVESIADAPQIQFPIPPLSERIRKKPEQTQPAKLQLDFEASIIESTIEIEVGNASTEDGQKSMLSSALRELLEAKIDVDPEPVKMEISNEEMNVISNDDQMDRISCTNPVKNVDDVIKPDKDPVRVENVSERVEENVSNEPKRLKDPRTITPTDMPAPSASKPEIPAPVKRKVRTV
- the upSET gene encoding uncharacterized protein upSET isoform X6; its protein translation is MSFVLQLGSVEKTSEEVSNNNTSVLPQELAGSIPTISGVIGKPLIATGNCNNKTQNLQQNLKTVNITTVTAGSALSPTVKPVTVTYPVNRTVRDAQRIGGTQTNTTQVLTTRVISQKLPQSTYQIHPTSLPLNSAAHAVHLPIKSLHSPGTNVPKIQSLPSPTVPQNANVQTKILATLPNAVQTKQLQPATITNFQTTMHQKLQVSTQQILSTTGVKTITTTSVPNVQRIQVKSQGIGGKSQTVNLQKVKTITNVNNQTGQRGGNLPRIQTVPKSQVITPTTQTMQVSMSQVMNSANMQRIQQVNSSNAQQQQQQQHVQKVNQPLNIGNVQKVTQVFNNQKVQTQVITNTAGHGIQKVQHSGLQQVQQMPQKRAQRATHKGLGVQRQQQPATLNNFSKTVNSVAGIQKIQTNAQQQQKNLQTTQQQRPQSMEVLQKSQTLATVNSNKTQSVPNITKSNSVPNISKLQHNQNLRNVAKQQIASQQQQQQQQQQQQQQQQQQQLKVHTPQISQLQQQLMHQTSQPQQQQQQQNIVQKQQQQMNVVSQTQKCQPNTGVQQKVATITSVPNNQRVQATANSKAQQQQQQQQQQQPQQPQPQMVLRVGPQKNQSQNMQPGNLKPVSQKMINSVKPLNQQNVVQQSNRTVNSQPVKIIQQQQQNIIGPQNTQKQPGCIKTIPPQKPTQRNHVQKMSGIKTSLNTNLSSLKGQGTPSSIAQQKTCIKTLLPQQPGGPNVLPHKNQPVKIQQQTIQQKQLVITAQYPQQTRAQTGQIKTLLPVASADTRRESENKNETEAYSAKDDSTQPDPQSPVRRMPLPYECLQFVLQDHNYGAPPPRTPPPASPPPHPKQQPINGGTSSAAVSQHPFIYGQAVSSKNVEDDAGSAISSEAGREAEPEGEETETAPEGEGDDEDSVTRCICEFEHDDGYMICCDRCLVWQHVDCMGIDRSNIPDEYLCEMCRPRRVDRQRARALQLRKREELLNSDTSSDSSSTSSADTDVGVNPVQKKRAPQQQQQQQQHQQAQQQQQQQQQQVQQQQQPLPQLQPQQHQQQQQQQHQQHQQQQQQQQQQQQQQQQQQQPQPQQPALRRKSDPPPQVRRLSTNNNNNNVAKRQRRDPHPRQTSAVRKKETVKRGLGKRKTKRRMSLEDREEDTQDAWGTNMAPLRQWIERYEEAVTNHYSPELRARISSIKVNGAHGDLRQSNMNAAATGKCRLNVHSNNLRFLVATMYLPPNTPVVELRGKYMLSTQHRPSHPQGRQHAQRPGPFVFFYRLPRDGTEVCVDTRTYGNDARFVRRSCKPNAEVKHCIEKGTLHLYIVTTTNIEKNAEITIKHEQHDIMLSPNPNSPVAPLICACNNTRECQVATMGQPGRRGSNGALAENADGRERRRRGRRNTVCEDSDSLSAVSTISVTQTTPTPVPAPTAAPPRRTITNANVSATVTRQVAKEEPSTTVQQPLTSPSITPSQAPESNKKDKKKMTREERKMEAIMKAFERLEKAEQRKQEVQARNAQRKESGGTHSDNEESQVTSAPPLKQKSQNTERPVRRKRRKGRARTTSSSHSQQSRCRTRLNSADSDISSGEESNSLQSPPLPNQSYPPIRGMPSYTSHLHTPTKDVTDSGSVGATGHHGIPTAAGLLLALANSNIPGPSSPPLQQPTPIKSPTCDSGASSSSQSSTPSTPLSSACLLVAAAVGPLAPGFKFPKTKKVLMNEWLKESPDPPQTHIPQISPIPAVPPAPLNNPVNQLNKPTDFLSPTDPSPEFLTQSYAAKSLATLVQAANSVSGICDSPPQRRQTITGNSSCSGSTGSAKKRWLRQAISEECDSPNSRPESPPNEIVAAPPKKRRIARESLSSDNYTPPTTPTLLTSEQPTLSQPTCHNEDEFVDMPQSPINERSTPNLEYGQDNVKDEVDSESETADVHELKEKIEFTNSKFDNPESALCIKDEKDDEPMPMVKSGSVLPEKALSNEFVKDEKPLKNSQSPCKSEPAVIKSEISDAQLMSVNKTEPNQVKDEPTEHQGESQHIKKEPITLKKETQVVLIEKGTVEIVDQNEPDTEMEDLSSPIAAMESDAVLKQRAAEMRLEFSGSIAEIVNIASENEKSDDDRKFENNRSDEVKSDDNMSIDEFDVEAQMMKITGDDGNDYKEKVDTSSEKDKSMDGIEGLMESSKEDSESEDRDMDDLKEESISFKEFHINSKMRAFREFERKPEKRDFIDFENKQTTNRDNFEPPKVHNLGESVTLSEESILESTSSNIDVESIADAPQIQFPIPPLSERIRKKPEQTQPAKLQLDFEASIIESTIEIEVGNASTEDGQKSMLSSALRELLEAKIDVDPEPVKMEISNEEMNVISNDDQMDRISCTNPVKNVDDVIKPDKDPVRVENVSERVEENVSNEPKRLKDPRTITPTDMPAPSASKPEIPAPVKRKV